A window of Microbacterium sp. BK668 genomic DNA:
TCCTCGATGCGGCTCGAGGCCTCGGCTTCGTCGGAGAGCACGACCGTGGGCGGCTCCCCCGTGATCTCGCGGAGGATCGCGGCATAGGCGCGCGCCGCCGTCTGATCCGTCGCGATGACCAGTCCGCCCGCGTCCGGAACGTGCTCGCGCACCTCCGTCAGCCGCCGATCGGCCGAGCGGAGGACGGCGGGGATCCAGTCCCCCTCGGGATCGAGGGCCGTTCGCCACGCCTGCGCCGTGACGTCCTTCGTGTTGTCCTGCCCGAGCTGCGCCTCCATCTCGTCGCCGGTCTTCGTTCGCCAGCGCATCTGTCCCGCATAGACCAGGAAGATGACGGGCCGGACGACCCCGTCCTCGAGGGCGCGGCGGTAGCCGTAGCTGTAGTCGGTCCGGGAGAGGCGGATGCCCTTCTCATCCGGGTGGTACTCCACGAAGGGGATGGGCGCCGTGTCGCTGCGGAACGGCGTTCCCGACAGGAGCAGGCGCCGGGTCGCCCGACTGTATGCCTCACGCAGCGCCTCGCCCCAGCTGAGGGCGTCCCCGCCGTGATGCACCTCGTCGAGGACCACGAGCGTCCGCTTGTCGAGCGTGAGCTGCTGATGGACGGATGCCTTGACCGCCACCTGGGCGTACGTCACGGCGACCCCGTGATAGTGCCGGGCAGGCGCGACATGACGGTTGCTGAACGCGGGATCGAGTCGTATGCCGACGCGGGCCGCGGCATCCGCCCACTGCGTCTTCAGATGCTCCGTCGGGGCCACGACGACCACCCGATCGACCACGCGGCGGCGCAGCAGTTCGCTCGCCAGGCGCAGGGCGAACGTCGTCTTGCCGGCGCCCGGGGTCGCGGCGGCGAGGAAGTCGCGCGGGCCTCCCCCGGCGCCGTCGGGTCCGTCGAGGCTGAAGTACAGGTCGAGGGCCTCGGCCTGCCAGGCGCGGAGGCGCTGGGCCGTGCCCCACGGCGCGCGCTGGGGATAGGACGGCGAGAGGTGCTCCGCTGCGAAGCTGCCGAGGTGCGGACGCCCGTGCTCGCCGGTGTCGCTCGCTTCGGCGAGTTCGGGGGCGTGTCCGACATACCGACCGGAATCCGTTGCAGCGCCGAGGAGGGCGTTGTCGTCCACTCGACCTCCCCTGGCGTGCGCGCGCCCGACAGCACGAACGACCACCCTAAACGAGGGAGGCGACAGGCTCGCCTGCACAGCGGGAGACGGTCGAGCGATAGCCTGGTGAGCGGTCATAAACCGAGGAAAAGACGGATGCCGAACAGCGAAGATCCCCGCAGTCCCTACGTCGCGAACAGCCAGCCCCACCCGTGGCGCCGCTACGTCGCGATCGGAGACTCCTTCACCGAGGGCGTCGGCGACCCCGAGCCGACGGCGCCGAACGGATTCCGCGGCTGGGCCGACCGCGTGGCCGAAGTGCTGTCGCAGCAGGTCGACGACTTCGCCTACGCGAACCTGGCCGTGCGCGGCAAACTCATCGGCCAGATCA
This region includes:
- a CDS encoding DEAD/DEAH box helicase, coding for MDDNALLGAATDSGRYVGHAPELAEASDTGEHGRPHLGSFAAEHLSPSYPQRAPWGTAQRLRAWQAEALDLYFSLDGPDGAGGGPRDFLAAATPGAGKTTFALRLASELLRRRVVDRVVVVAPTEHLKTQWADAAARVGIRLDPAFSNRHVAPARHYHGVAVTYAQVAVKASVHQQLTLDKRTLVVLDEVHHGGDALSWGEALREAYSRATRRLLLSGTPFRSDTAPIPFVEYHPDEKGIRLSRTDYSYGYRRALEDGVVRPVIFLVYAGQMRWRTKTGDEMEAQLGQDNTKDVTAQAWRTALDPEGDWIPAVLRSADRRLTEVREHVPDAGGLVIATDQTAARAYAAILREITGEPPTVVLSDEAEASSRIEEFSKGHSRWMVAVRMVSEGVDVPRLAVGVYATSASTPLFFAQAIGRFVRARRRGETASVFLPNVPQLLALAGELERQRDHALDRDSAGDDEWNAEEDLMDAAEREEKASDALTAEFAYQALGSQAHFDRVLFDGKEFGQLAVPGTPEEEEFLGLPGLLEPEHVHDLLMQRQARQSRHRKAREAASPGGETGGAPPPALHRTLKEQRQLLNSLVGLYARQSGDPHGAVHAELRRICGGPAVAQATVAQLQARIDVLRARVRS